From one Anaerococcus prevotii DSM 20548 genomic stretch:
- a CDS encoding ABC transporter permease, which yields MTNKVNRRKSLGSSKILFTIISILLGLLVGALVLVIAGFDPIEGFKNLFLGVFKSPRNMGWAIVTSTPIIMTGLGVAFAFKTGLFNMGAEGQFIIGTVVAFLVGYNLNLPPVLLPIVAIVLAMVIGAIYGAIAGFIKAKFGIHEVISTIMLNWIAFYFQNFVVYRFRQPNSMSSFDVADNAKITLFTDAAKRFDGFFSKFFRAPIHWGTIIAIVAVIVVWYILNKTTLGYELKAVGLNKEASQYGGINAGNKIIQSMAISGAICSLAGVTQVLGFTYNLSILSSMQNFGFDGLAVSLLASNNPIGVIFSGLFFGSLKYAGGNLQRTMGVPSEIISIIIGTIILFTAVPLVFRIIKAKIRKKNSKKRNEKTAVDMSYVNKEIEEKKEEL from the coding sequence ATGACAAATAAAGTAAATAGAAGAAAAAGCTTAGGCTCATCTAAGATACTTTTTACCATAATATCAATACTTTTGGGACTTTTGGTAGGAGCCTTGGTTCTTGTAATAGCAGGATTTGATCCAATCGAAGGCTTCAAGAATCTATTCTTGGGAGTATTTAAGAGCCCAAGGAATATGGGATGGGCAATTGTAACATCGACCCCTATTATTATGACTGGTTTGGGTGTTGCCTTCGCCTTTAAGACTGGACTTTTCAACATGGGAGCAGAGGGCCAATTTATAATTGGAACTGTAGTAGCCTTTCTTGTAGGCTATAATCTAAATCTACCTCCAGTTCTACTTCCTATAGTAGCCATAGTCCTTGCCATGGTTATCGGAGCAATTTATGGAGCTATAGCTGGTTTTATCAAGGCGAAATTCGGCATCCACGAGGTAATCTCTACTATCATGCTCAACTGGATTGCCTTTTACTTCCAAAACTTTGTAGTTTATAGATTTAGACAACCAAACTCTATGAGTTCCTTCGATGTGGCTGATAATGCAAAGATTACCCTCTTTACTGACGCTGCCAAGAGATTCGATGGATTTTTCTCCAAGTTTTTTAGGGCGCCAATCCACTGGGGAACTATTATAGCCATAGTTGCTGTGATTGTTGTTTGGTATATCCTGAATAAAACAACCCTAGGTTATGAGCTAAAGGCAGTAGGCCTCAACAAAGAAGCAAGTCAATATGGAGGAATCAACGCGGGAAATAAGATTATTCAATCTATGGCGATTTCTGGAGCAATATGCTCACTTGCAGGTGTGACCCAAGTTTTAGGCTTTACCTACAACCTATCGATCCTATCTTCCATGCAAAACTTTGGTTTCGATGGCTTGGCTGTTTCTCTTCTTGCATCAAATAATCCTATTGGAGTAATATTTTCAGGACTCTTCTTTGGATCTTTGAAATATGCAGGAGGCAATCTCCAAAGAACTATGGGAGTTCCAAGCGAAATTATCTCAATTATTATTGGAACTATTATCCTCTTTACAGCTGTGCCTTTGGTATTTAGAATAATAAAGGCAAAAATTAGAAAGAAAAATTCTAAAAAGAGAAATGAAAAAACTGCTGTAGACATGTCTTATGTCAACAAAGAGATAGAAGAAAAGAAGGAGGAATTATGA
- a CDS encoding ABC transporter permease, whose product MINLTILALIIGNTFSNAAPVLLTGLGGMMSEKSGVVNIGLEGMMTIGALTGAVLGYYVGNPWLAFLGGGLAGAFFGLIHAFVSVSLAGDQTISGIAINTLAPGLALFLSRLFFSGATQTPSIPLENKIPRLFRGISSSQVFDNIFGQYATVYLSLIMVVVLYVVLYKTKIGLRVIAVGEHPKASESLNINVVKVRYLSVIFSGFMGGLGGASMSLAVVSSFSPTLIAGQGYIALVTVIFGNWKPQGVLVGSLFFGLAQAIATYLGSTSIGIPIEFISMIPYIATLLILIIFKGRSYAPKASGKPYFTVEDV is encoded by the coding sequence ATGATTAATCTTACAATCTTAGCCCTAATCATAGGAAATACCTTCTCGAATGCTGCCCCAGTTCTACTTACTGGACTTGGCGGAATGATGAGTGAAAAATCCGGTGTTGTAAATATCGGTCTTGAGGGAATGATGACTATAGGAGCCCTAACTGGTGCGGTCCTAGGCTACTATGTAGGTAATCCTTGGCTAGCCTTCTTAGGAGGAGGTCTTGCTGGAGCATTTTTTGGTCTAATCCATGCCTTTGTCTCTGTAAGTCTTGCTGGAGATCAGACTATATCAGGTATAGCAATAAATACCCTTGCTCCTGGTCTTGCGCTTTTCCTATCGAGATTGTTCTTTAGTGGAGCGACCCAAACTCCTTCAATCCCACTCGAAAATAAGATACCAAGACTTTTTAGGGGAATCTCTTCTAGCCAAGTCTTTGACAATATTTTTGGCCAATATGCGACTGTATATTTATCACTAATCATGGTAGTGGTCTTGTATGTTGTACTATATAAGACTAAAATAGGACTTAGGGTTATAGCTGTTGGAGAACATCCAAAGGCAAGTGAGAGTTTAAATATCAATGTAGTAAAGGTAAGATATCTTTCAGTAATATTTTCTGGCTTTATGGGTGGCCTTGGAGGAGCTAGCATGTCTCTTGCAGTAGTTTCATCCTTCTCGCCAACCCTAATCGCAGGTCAAGGATACATCGCCCTTGTTACTGTAATATTTGGTAACTGGAAGCCACAGGGAGTGCTTGTAGGATCCTTATTCTTTGGCTTAGCTCAGGCAATTGCAACCTACCTAGGTTCAACCTCAATCGGCATCCCAATAGAGTTTATTTCAATGATCCCATACATCGCAACCCTCCTTATCCTTATAATATTTAAGGGAAGAAGCTATGCACCAAAGGCGAGCGGTAAGCCTTACTTTACAGTAGAAGATGTATAA
- a CDS encoding zinc ribbon domain-containing protein, with translation MKCKNCNREIDDKSKVCPFCGEESPSRDGDVRENREEALEDVDEDLEEDLSDEEGLEDDDDYYDDEEEIYKDINDLLEELGPPKENKTKKLIATGLLAILVTLVAFFGFKKYKDSQIEELSIDLNYYLNISAVGENGDGGLDIKYDKESFINDYEGKIYDKKSKEQVSTARLIDELEKNTSFGVSKEHGLTNGELVNITISINYDKAKDFNIKFTNQTRDYKVEGLKEKEAPSPDETPSDEDKTDNQDKEEDKKEEDKEEKDDKKENNQGSDDKKDKFSKYIKDHIGGSELTSVTSHEFMGKAIRSGEEIYVYKINSKEKVGDMTKAFDYYIGLIDKDSGIELIRDGLTHRSLDDKTDTFYDISYEGFALVDDLLSYLNDGSLKVDGLTYYDNFKAKEEPAGYYFIDNYSLFLDNDKNVKLETGSTVYTGKWSKDNGTLTLDIKSFSKDPIKANIVGGELEFDADLFR, from the coding sequence ATGAAATGTAAAAATTGTAATAGAGAAATTGATGATAAGTCCAAGGTTTGCCCTTTTTGTGGGGAGGAAAGCCCTTCAAGAGATGGTGATGTAAGAGAAAATAGGGAAGAAGCCTTGGAAGATGTGGATGAAGATTTAGAAGAAGACTTGTCAGATGAGGAGGGCTTAGAAGACGATGATGATTACTATGACGACGAAGAAGAAATATATAAAGACATCAACGACCTTCTAGAAGAGCTAGGTCCTCCGAAGGAGAATAAGACTAAAAAGCTAATCGCCACAGGTCTCCTTGCTATCCTTGTGACTCTCGTGGCTTTTTTTGGCTTCAAAAAATACAAGGATTCCCAAATAGAAGAATTAAGTATCGACCTAAACTATTATCTAAATATTAGTGCTGTAGGAGAAAATGGGGATGGAGGCCTAGATATCAAATATGATAAGGAAAGCTTCATAAACGACTACGAGGGAAAAATCTACGACAAAAAAAGCAAGGAGCAGGTATCAACAGCAAGATTAATAGACGAATTGGAAAAAAACACCAGCTTCGGCGTAAGTAAGGAGCATGGCTTGACTAATGGAGAGCTTGTAAATATTACAATATCCATTAACTATGACAAGGCCAAAGACTTTAATATTAAATTTACCAACCAGACAAGAGACTATAAGGTAGAAGGCCTTAAAGAAAAAGAAGCTCCAAGCCCAGATGAGACTCCTAGCGATGAAGATAAAACAGACAATCAGGATAAAGAAGAAGATAAGAAGGAAGAAGACAAGGAAGAAAAGGACGACAAGAAGGAAAATAATCAAGGATCTGATGACAAGAAGGATAAGTTTAGCAAGTATATAAAAGATCATATAGGGGGAAGTGAACTAACCTCAGTTACCAGCCATGAATTTATGGGTAAGGCCATAAGAAGTGGAGAGGAAATCTATGTCTATAAGATTAATAGCAAGGAGAAAGTCGGTGATATGACCAAGGCCTTTGACTATTATATAGGCCTAATCGATAAGGATTCTGGTATAGAGCTTATAAGAGATGGTCTTACCCACAGGAGCCTAGATGATAAGACAGATACCTTCTATGATATATCCTACGAGGGCTTTGCCTTAGTAGATGACCTTCTAAGCTATCTAAATGATGGCAGTCTCAAAGTCGACGGCCTGACCTACTACGACAACTTCAAGGCTAAAGAAGAGCCTGCAGGCTATTATTTCATTGATAACTATAGCTTATTTTTGGATAATGACAAAAATGTAAAACTAGAAACGGGCTCTACTGTCTATACAGGAAAGTGGTCCAAGGATAATGGAACTCTAACTCTAGATATCAAATCCTTCAGCAAGGACCCTATCAAGGCAAACATAGTAGGTGGGGAATTGGAATTTGATGCGGATTTATTTAGATAA
- a CDS encoding threonine aldolase family protein: MYFFVNDYNSICYPEILNALKEKIDEANIGYGFDDHCENARDLIRKALGDSSVDIHFIPGGTSANIVGLSLDMRQQDSILALETGHIKGHEAGSIEATGLKVELCHSDSGKISRHILEKEIGKFDTEFSTRPKKVYISNTTELGEVYTKAEIMDIYDFCKANDMYLFIDGARIAAALVSEKCDYSLKDLTSMCDIFYLGGTKAGFPFGEALVIVNDKLKKDALKLIKQKGAMLAKGFISGIMWERVFCEDDFYLRGSRKAYAMARNLAKGIEAKGYELTYPFESNQIFVNLSDEDLERWQKIAQFEVMEKLEGTNIVRLVTTFRTSESDVRGFLEEI, from the coding sequence ATGTATTTTTTTGTTAATGATTATAATTCGATTTGCTATCCAGAAATCCTGAATGCTCTTAAAGAAAAAATAGATGAAGCAAATATCGGTTACGGATTCGACGATCACTGTGAAAATGCTAGAGACCTAATTCGAAAAGCTCTGGGTGACTCTAGTGTAGATATTCACTTTATCCCAGGGGGGACTTCTGCCAATATCGTTGGTTTAAGTCTTGACATGCGCCAGCAAGACTCAATCCTTGCCCTGGAAACTGGCCATATCAAGGGCCATGAGGCAGGATCAATTGAGGCGACAGGTCTTAAGGTCGAACTTTGTCATTCCGATTCAGGAAAAATAAGTCGCCATATCCTAGAAAAAGAAATTGGAAAGTTTGACACTGAATTTAGCACAAGACCCAAAAAGGTCTACATCTCAAATACCACAGAGCTTGGAGAAGTCTACACCAAGGCTGAGATTATGGATATCTATGATTTCTGCAAGGCCAATGACATGTATCTTTTTATAGATGGAGCAAGGATTGCGGCTGCTCTCGTCAGTGAAAAGTGCGACTATAGCCTAAAGGACTTGACCTCTATGTGCGATATTTTCTATCTGGGTGGAACCAAGGCGGGATTTCCTTTTGGTGAGGCCCTAGTTATAGTAAATGATAAGCTCAAAAAAGATGCCCTAAAGCTAATCAAACAAAAGGGAGCCATGCTTGCCAAGGGTTTTATCTCTGGAATCATGTGGGAGAGGGTCTTCTGTGAAGATGACTTCTACCTAAGAGGAAGCAGAAAGGCTTATGCCATGGCTAGAAATCTTGCCAAAGGGATTGAAGCAAAGGGTTATGAGCTTACTTATCCCTTCGAGTCGAATCAGATATTTGTAAACCTGTCTGATGAGGACCTAGAAAGATGGCAAAAGATAGCCCAATTTGAAGTGATGGAGAAACTAGAAGGAACTAATATCGTAAGGCTTGTAACGACCTTTAGAACAAGTGAGAGCGATGTTAGAGGATTTTTGGAAGAGATTTGA
- a CDS encoding acyltransferase family protein has protein sequence MRIKGLDYLRVYGISIILIYHIFKEILPAGFLGVNIMFVLSGFLVSFHLLDEVYRDEKIDLVAYYKKRFIRIFPGVLFMIFVVSLMAFAINKDFTVSYFDQFIASLSFTSNYYEILSGGSYESQFVKHLFLHTWFLAIEVHFYLLWPILTNFIYKTSKGSKNVKKTFSNRFFLTSLILYILSLGLTIGMTALDKNRSFVYFSDFTRLSSFFMGAFVACFVKRFGYRKIPYKEASIGAGVIILIMSFALSYDMKVTYILGFFLTDLLTIIAILAAVSNEDIEEVRPIKKIAPYTYSVYLLHWPVFVIMESAFNKPTALLMTIIVTGILVMINYHIFEPVFKGEPVDLRILKIDPSTRVRIISLVSVVVISFVSAIGLSYASDDMVSLEKQIWISSLKQDLGQIDKDKKEVDKQIYEDENPDEILKDKEVTTTILGDSVLLGNREYIEEKIPGTSVDAEGSRLLEKAPDIIEEYKKEGKLGEIVVLSLGTNAVEEPVESLERVIKALPEKTKLVLVSCYDSRYDQPHRVSKAMKKIADKYKFVTYMPWEEEAMKHPEYYEGTDGVHFYGIAEAYEAYNKLLQKAILEASKKEGK, from the coding sequence ATGAGAATTAAGGGACTAGATTATCTCCGTGTTTACGGTATATCTATAATTTTAATCTACCATATATTTAAGGAAATACTTCCAGCAGGATTTTTGGGAGTAAATATCATGTTTGTCCTCTCGGGCTTTCTGGTAAGCTTTCATCTTTTGGATGAAGTCTATAGGGATGAAAAAATAGACCTTGTAGCCTATTACAAGAAGAGATTTATAAGGATTTTCCCTGGAGTCCTCTTCATGATCTTTGTAGTGAGCCTTATGGCCTTTGCTATAAATAAGGACTTTACAGTTTCTTATTTTGACCAGTTTATAGCAAGTCTTTCCTTTACTAGCAATTATTATGAGATACTTTCTGGAGGAAGCTATGAGTCACAATTTGTCAAACACCTCTTCCTCCACACTTGGTTTCTCGCTATAGAAGTCCACTTCTATCTGCTTTGGCCCATACTTACCAACTTTATCTATAAGACGAGCAAGGGGAGCAAAAACGTAAAAAAGACCTTCTCCAATAGGTTTTTCCTAACAAGCCTAATCCTCTATATCCTAAGCCTAGGACTTACCATAGGGATGACTGCTCTTGATAAGAATAGGTCCTTTGTTTACTTTTCTGACTTTACAAGACTATCTTCCTTCTTTATGGGAGCCTTTGTGGCTTGCTTTGTCAAAAGATTTGGCTACAGGAAGATCCCCTACAAGGAAGCAAGTATAGGAGCAGGGGTAATTATCCTAATCATGTCCTTTGCCCTATCTTACGATATGAAGGTAACCTATATACTAGGATTTTTCCTAACCGACCTTCTTACAATTATTGCAATCCTTGCAGCTGTATCTAATGAAGATATAGAAGAAGTAAGACCAATTAAGAAAATCGCCCCATATACCTACTCGGTTTACCTCCTCCACTGGCCAGTCTTTGTCATAATGGAAAGTGCCTTTAATAAGCCAACAGCTCTCCTTATGACCATAATAGTGACAGGAATTCTCGTGATGATAAATTATCATATTTTCGAGCCAGTCTTTAAGGGAGAGCCTGTTGACCTTAGGATATTAAAGATAGATCCAAGCACCAGGGTGAGGATTATAAGTCTCGTAAGTGTCGTGGTAATTTCTTTTGTAAGTGCCATAGGCCTATCCTACGCCTCAGATGATATGGTAAGTCTTGAAAAACAAATTTGGATTTCATCACTTAAACAAGACCTAGGACAAATTGATAAGGACAAGAAGGAAGTCGACAAACAAATCTACGAGGATGAAAATCCAGACGAAATCCTAAAAGATAAAGAAGTGACTACGACAATCCTTGGCGATTCTGTGCTTTTGGGAAATAGGGAATATATAGAAGAGAAAATCCCGGGGACTTCCGTAGATGCCGAAGGAAGTAGACTTCTGGAGAAAGCTCCTGATATAATCGAAGAATACAAGAAGGAAGGAAAGCTTGGTGAGATAGTAGTCCTATCCCTTGGGACCAATGCCGTGGAAGAGCCTGTAGAATCTCTTGAAAGAGTAATAAAGGCCCTTCCAGAAAAGACTAAGCTCGTCCTTGTATCTTGCTATGATAGCAGATATGACCAGCCTCACAGGGTAAGTAAAGCTATGAAAAAAATCGCAGATAAATATAAATTCGTTACCTACATGCCTTGGGAAGAGGAAGCCATGAAGCATCCTGAATACTACGAGGGAACGGACGGAGTCCACTTCTACGGAATAGCAGAAGCCTACGAGGCCTACAATAAACTACTTCAAAAGGCAATACTTGAAGCAAGCAAAAAGGAAGGAAAGTAG
- a CDS encoding C40 family peptidase has protein sequence MNFKKKLLTKSLILAGLILAYPKTAQADSIMLNREKTEGVNVRSEKSNYAEILGGIEDFKRYEIKAEDKFWYTIDFEGKKSYVGKDWFYRLKEVKVIKTCDLKTAPDKNAKNKNPYSLFSPTKLTILDFVEGTDYVKVAYNPAEAKNKKINIDENDKLKDKDVDMDEQVGFVRISSLDLSKRDKKYINKLKENYKKLNETKEKYEKIEEENQEDEVVYEVIYVTYFTDDDGEVIKSDDSQIGKSIYNYALDYVGSPYVFGGVSKENGIDCSGLVLRAYENFGLALPHLAKSQAEYGETVKFGEEKAGDLVFFGSSYYDIYHVGIADGMGNMVHAASPGQGVIVSPINDPFVIKRIFE, from the coding sequence GTGAATTTTAAGAAGAAATTATTAACAAAAAGTCTTATCCTAGCTGGCCTTATCTTAGCCTATCCAAAAACAGCTCAAGCAGATAGCATAATGCTTAATAGGGAGAAGACTGAAGGAGTAAATGTAAGAAGTGAAAAGTCAAACTATGCTGAAATCTTGGGAGGTATAGAAGACTTTAAGAGATATGAAATCAAGGCTGAAGATAAGTTTTGGTATACTATAGATTTTGAAGGAAAAAAATCCTATGTGGGAAAGGACTGGTTCTATAGGCTAAAGGAAGTCAAAGTAATAAAAACCTGTGACCTAAAGACTGCACCAGACAAAAACGCCAAAAACAAGAATCCCTATAGCTTATTTAGCCCAACTAAGCTCACTATCCTAGACTTCGTTGAAGGCACCGACTATGTAAAGGTCGCCTACAATCCAGCAGAAGCTAAAAATAAAAAGATCAATATAGATGAAAATGACAAACTTAAAGATAAAGATGTCGATATGGACGAGCAGGTTGGTTTCGTTAGGATTTCAAGCTTAGACCTATCCAAAAGAGATAAGAAATATATAAATAAGCTTAAGGAAAACTACAAAAAGCTCAACGAAACTAAGGAAAAATACGAGAAAATCGAAGAAGAAAATCAAGAAGATGAAGTAGTCTATGAAGTTATCTATGTGACCTACTTTACCGACGATGATGGCGAAGTCATAAAAAGTGATGATTCTCAAATAGGTAAGAGTATCTACAACTACGCCCTTGACTATGTGGGAAGCCCATATGTATTTGGAGGAGTGTCCAAGGAAAATGGAATAGATTGTTCTGGCCTAGTCCTAAGAGCCTACGAAAACTTCGGCCTTGCCCTCCCTCACCTTGCCAAAAGCCAGGCAGAATACGGAGAAACTGTTAAATTTGGAGAAGAGAAGGCAGGAGACTTGGTATTTTTCGGATCAAGCTATTACGATATCTACCACGTAGGAATCGCAGATGGTATGGGCAACATGGTCCACGCAGCAAGCCCAGGTCAGGGAGTAATAGTAAGCCCAATCAACGATCCATTTGTAATCAAGAGAATTTTCGAATAA
- the glsA gene encoding glutaminase A has product MLYNRELICEKLENAIEKSKDYIGMGEPASYIPELLNVDSDNFAFSLVTTNGDAFNFGDENIVFSIQSISKIVDLIIALTDNNPQDVYEKVGSEPTKYEFNSLVPIGDRAANPFINAGAITTTSMIFGRDNDERFERILNFYQTISDFKESKLMEDVFDSEMKTTDRNKAIAYYLKSKNIFTANPDEVLELYIKSCSISSDIEGLATMGAVLANKGYAVKNRDMLVPESIVQIVVSQMASCGMYENSGDYLMNVGIPSKSGVSGAIVGVVPGVCGLAVYSPRLDKTGNSVRGKELFKIISQDLGLNIFV; this is encoded by the coding sequence ATGTTATATAATAGAGAATTAATTTGTGAGAAATTAGAAAATGCAATTGAAAAAAGTAAAGACTACATAGGAATGGGGGAGCCTGCAAGCTACATCCCAGAGCTTTTGAACGTGGACAGTGATAATTTCGCCTTCTCCTTGGTTACGACTAACGGAGATGCCTTTAACTTCGGCGATGAGAATATAGTTTTCTCCATCCAATCCATATCAAAAATTGTAGATCTAATCATTGCCCTAACTGATAATAATCCCCAAGATGTTTACGAGAAGGTAGGCAGTGAGCCAACCAAATACGAGTTTAACTCTCTTGTCCCAATAGGAGATAGGGCGGCCAATCCCTTTATCAATGCTGGTGCCATTACTACGACTTCTATGATATTCGGAAGGGATAATGATGAGCGATTTGAAAGAATCTTAAATTTTTATCAAACAATATCTGACTTTAAGGAAAGTAAATTGATGGAAGATGTCTTCGATTCTGAGATGAAGACTACAGATAGAAACAAGGCCATAGCCTATTATCTTAAGAGTAAAAATATTTTTACAGCAAATCCCGACGAGGTCCTAGAGCTTTACATCAAGTCTTGTTCCATAAGCTCTGATATCGAAGGCCTTGCCACTATGGGAGCAGTCCTTGCCAACAAGGGTTATGCGGTCAAAAACAGGGACATGCTAGTGCCAGAATCAATCGTCCAAATCGTAGTTAGCCAAATGGCTTCATGCGGTATGTACGAAAACTCTGGCGACTATTTGATGAATGTAGGTATCCCTTCCAAATCCGGTGTAAGCGGGGCCATAGTAGGAGTTGTCCCAGGAGTCTGCGGCCTTGCTGTCTATTCTCCAAGACTTGATAAGACCGGCAACTCCGTCAGGGGCAAGGAACTTTTTAAAATTATCTCCCAGGACTTGGGCCTAAATATTTTTGTTTAA
- a CDS encoding MFS transporter, which translates to MKALRKNKLREAAILSMALITAGNSAISGILVFMQKEFALTRQASEFVITLSSIATIISIALSESITRLIGMKKCVQLGTILVFISGIIPIIHTSYQTILLSRIILGFGMGLFNGHSANYISALFTGEKAAFLHGMRSSMEYIGQMALLLIAGFLIKIKWPLAFLCYTFSIFVFLFFSKYVEDIRPEERKGRFFINKQVIFYIFFAGVMIMNITSLSIRFPTIATLQKGMDANINAYMIIIPLSGMAAGFSFGYINRALREKTILFALINYILANIIVTFWGSNMYIFMAAMLISAASQSIASPYLFAEAMRFARGSQNRIINNLIFIGCNIGGFISPAFLFIINKILGTESLTQAFLGFSLIYLFLFLVYFYEYIKVKRRGII; encoded by the coding sequence ATGAAAGCTTTAAGAAAAAATAAATTAAGAGAAGCAGCCATCCTGTCGATGGCCCTAATCACTGCTGGAAATTCTGCTATTTCCGGCATCCTTGTTTTTATGCAAAAAGAATTTGCCCTGACAAGACAGGCTTCCGAATTTGTAATAACCCTATCATCAATCGCCACAATTATTTCCATCGCCCTAAGCGAATCTATCACTCGCCTTATAGGCATGAAAAAATGCGTCCAACTTGGTACAATCCTGGTATTTATAAGTGGTATCATACCCATAATTCATACATCTTACCAGACCATCCTCCTATCCCGAATCATCCTGGGCTTTGGGATGGGGCTTTTTAATGGGCATTCGGCAAACTATATTAGTGCACTTTTTACAGGAGAAAAGGCCGCCTTCCTCCATGGGATGAGAAGCTCTATGGAATATATTGGCCAGATGGCTCTGCTTTTGATCGCAGGGTTTTTAATCAAAATAAAATGGCCCCTAGCCTTTCTCTGCTATACTTTTTCAATCTTCGTATTTCTTTTCTTTAGCAAATACGTCGAAGATATTAGGCCAGAGGAAAGGAAGGGGAGATTTTTCATCAACAAACAAGTCATCTTCTATATTTTCTTTGCAGGGGTTATGATTATGAATATAACATCTCTTAGCATAAGATTTCCAACCATAGCGACCCTTCAAAAGGGAATGGATGCCAATATCAATGCCTATATGATAATAATTCCCCTATCTGGGATGGCCGCAGGCTTTTCCTTTGGCTATATCAACAGAGCCTTAAGGGAAAAGACCATACTTTTTGCTCTGATTAACTATATCCTAGCTAATATAATCGTGACCTTCTGGGGAAGCAATATGTATATCTTTATGGCCGCCATGCTGATTAGCGCAGCAAGCCAGTCCATAGCATCTCCCTATCTTTTCGCAGAGGCTATGAGATTTGCCAGGGGAAGTCAGAACAGGATCATAAACAATCTCATCTTTATAGGTTGTAATATAGGAGGCTTTATAAGCCCAGCCTTCCTATTTATAATAAACAAAATCCTCGGCACCGAGTCCTTGACCCAGGCCTTTTTAGGATTTTCTCTGATTTATCTCTTCCTTTTTCTAGTGTACTTTTACGAATATATTAAGGTTAAAAGAAGAGGTATAATTTAA